The following are from one region of the Heterodontus francisci isolate sHetFra1 chromosome 34, sHetFra1.hap1, whole genome shotgun sequence genome:
- the LOC137348751 gene encoding probable G-protein coupled receptor 139 has product MHAPPTGLVYAIYYTTLAAIAVPVNLMAIVILSRGRCGLSRCITRYLVSMAVTDLLVIITSVVINRISGIYFPGSFLSITPVCSVSITLTYVARVWSVWLTVTFTFDRFVSICCQKLKTKYCTEKMAVVVIGTVCVLGCLTNIPWYFIHEPIYIIDNVPWYCRLKDIRYTSPIWTAFDWFDNILTPCIPFLMILLFNSLTVRHILAASRARRRLRIHSNGESQSDPEMESRRKSIILLFAISGSFMLLWMTYVVHFLYVRITNDYNIKSFSEPKFILQETGNMLQLLSSCTNTFIYAAIQRKFRVEVKNFVKFPFDLIVKLIMQRKE; this is encoded by the exons ATGCACGCCCCGCCCACAGGGCTGGTATATGCCATTTACTACACTACCCTTGCAGCTATCGCTGTCCCAG TTAACTTAATGGCGATTGTGATTCTCTCCCGaggaagatgtggtctctccagatgtataacTCGGTATCTGGTGTCCATGGCggtgacggatctcctggtcattattacCTCAGTGGTAATAAACCGAATCAGCGGAATTTATTTCCCAGGGAGTTTCTTGTCCATTACTCCCGTCTGCAGTGTCAGCATTACGCTAACTTATGTAGCTAGAGTCTGGTCTGTCTGGctaacagtcactttcacctttgatcgatttgtctccatttgttgtcagaagctgaaaacaaaatattgcactgagaaaatggCGGTCGTGGTTATAGGAACGGTCTGTGTGCTGGGCTGCTTAACCAATATCCCCTGGTATTTTATACACGAGCCGATTtacataattgacaatgtaccgtgGTATTGCCGACTAAAGGATATCCGTTATACTTCACCCATATGGACAGCATTTGACTGGTTCGACAATATTTTGACCCCATGTATCCCATTCCTCATGATTCTGTTGTTCAATTCTCTGACCGTCAGACACATCCTAGCGGCCAGtagagctcgcaggagactccgcatccacagcaatggagagagtcagagtgatccagagatggagagccggagAAAGTCCATCATTTTGCTCTTTGCCATCTCAGGGAGCTTCATGCTTTTGTGGATGACGTATGTTGTACACTTCTTATATGTACGCATCACAAATGATTACAACATCAAAAGCTTCAGTGAACCCAAATTTATTCTCCAAGAAACTGGAAATATGCTTCAACTTCTGAGTTCTTGCAccaacacatttatttatgcagcAATTCAGAGAAAGTTCAGAGTTGAGGTTAAGAATTTTGTCAAATTTCCATTTGATCTAATTGTAAAATTAATTATGCAGAGAAAAGAATAA